A single Brachybacterium sillae DNA region contains:
- a CDS encoding ABC transporter ATP-binding protein, with protein MSTPRTNAPTSSPTAPGTTTPGTAAPGTQPAPRNGRPADDEGRTLSVEENRASRRRSLRLLGELIAPVKGQFVLMGLMVVVAQLAVVAGPAIIAWGIDEALPALIAGDGRPALLAAALHITAAVVGGLLTFGYVRQSVVVGQRMLLTLRRRVFQAMQQQDLEFHERYTSGRIVSRQTSDMETLRELLDSGVNVMVGASLSMVFTIVLIVGMDVPTGLVMLGMLVPCVLLTIWFQRRSREAYRANRTHSARLIVHFVEALGGIRAVKAFRRERDNDAEFDRLAGQYRDSSMAAIRVFGVYQPALRVLANATIALVLLVGGFRVVAGDLQVGVLVALVLYARRFFQPVDEIANFYNTFQSAVAALEKIATLLAEQPRVVEPERPTPLPRARGEIAFHDASFRYRPDTPIVLQPLDLHIPAGQTVALVGRTGAGKSTIAKLVARFYDVSDGRVTLDGVDLRELSTQDLTRAVVMVTQEAYLFSGTVADNIALGRPGASREEIEAAADAIGAGEFIRALPDGFDTDVHRRGVRVSAGQRQLISFARAFLADPRVLILDEATSSLDIPSERAVQEGLTSLLGQRTALIIAHRLSTVMIADRVLVVDDGRVVEDGSPQELVAAGGRFAALYQAWQDSL; from the coding sequence ATGAGCACGCCCCGTACCAACGCCCCGACCAGCTCCCCGACAGCACCCGGCACGACAACACCCGGCACGGCGGCGCCCGGTACTCAGCCCGCGCCCCGGAACGGGCGCCCGGCCGACGACGAGGGCCGCACCCTCAGCGTCGAGGAGAACCGCGCCTCCCGTCGCCGCTCCCTGCGGCTGCTCGGCGAGCTGATCGCCCCGGTGAAGGGCCAGTTCGTGCTCATGGGCCTGATGGTGGTCGTGGCGCAGCTGGCAGTGGTGGCGGGCCCGGCGATCATCGCCTGGGGCATCGACGAGGCCCTTCCCGCCCTGATCGCCGGTGACGGCCGACCCGCGCTGCTCGCCGCCGCCCTGCACATCACCGCGGCGGTCGTCGGCGGGTTGCTGACCTTCGGCTACGTGCGCCAGTCAGTGGTGGTCGGTCAGCGGATGCTGCTGACGCTTCGCCGCCGCGTGTTCCAGGCGATGCAGCAGCAGGACCTGGAGTTCCATGAGCGGTACACCTCGGGCCGGATCGTCTCGCGTCAGACCAGTGACATGGAGACGCTGCGGGAGCTGCTCGACTCGGGTGTGAACGTGATGGTCGGCGCCTCCCTGTCGATGGTGTTCACGATCGTGCTGATCGTCGGCATGGACGTCCCGACCGGCCTGGTGATGCTGGGGATGCTGGTGCCGTGCGTGCTGCTGACGATCTGGTTCCAGCGCCGGTCACGGGAGGCGTACCGCGCGAACCGCACGCATTCGGCGCGACTGATCGTGCATTTCGTGGAGGCGCTCGGCGGGATCCGGGCGGTCAAGGCGTTCCGGCGGGAGCGTGACAACGACGCGGAGTTCGACCGTCTGGCGGGGCAGTACCGCGACTCGTCGATGGCGGCGATCCGTGTGTTCGGCGTGTACCAGCCGGCGCTGCGCGTGCTGGCGAACGCGACGATCGCCCTGGTGCTGCTGGTCGGCGGGTTCCGCGTGGTGGCCGGGGACCTGCAGGTCGGGGTGCTGGTGGCGCTGGTGCTGTATGCGCGACGGTTCTTCCAGCCGGTCGATGAGATCGCGAACTTCTACAACACGTTCCAGTCGGCCGTGGCGGCGCTGGAGAAGATCGCGACGCTGCTGGCGGAGCAGCCGCGGGTGGTGGAGCCGGAGCGGCCGACGCCGCTGCCGCGGGCGCGCGGGGAGATCGCGTTCCATGACGCGTCGTTCCGCTACCGGCCCGACACCCCGATCGTGCTTCAGCCCCTGGATCTGCACATCCCCGCCGGTCAGACGGTCGCACTGGTGGGCCGCACGGGAGCGGGGAAGTCGACGATCGCGAAGCTCGTGGCGCGGTTCTACGACGTCAGCGACGGCCGTGTCACCCTCGACGGGGTGGATCTGCGGGAGCTGTCGACGCAGGACCTCACGCGCGCGGTGGTGATGGTGACGCAGGAGGCGTACCTGTTCAGCGGCACGGTGGCCGACAACATCGCGCTGGGTCGCCCCGGGGCCAGCCGCGAGGAGATCGAGGCCGCCGCGGATGCGATCGGCGCCGGCGAGTTCATCCGGGCCCTGCCCGACGGCTTCGACACCGATGTGCACCGCCGTGGCGTCCGCGTCAGCGCAGGTCAGCGGCAGTTGATCTCCTTCGCGCGGGCATTCCTGGCCGATCCGCGGGTGCTGATCCTCGATGAGGCCACCAGCTCCCTCGACATCCCCTCGGAGCGGGCCGTGCAGGAGGGCCTGACGAGTCTGCTGGGGCAGCGGACGGCGCTGATCATCGCGCACCGCCTGTCGACCGTGATGATCGCCGACCGGGTGCTGGTGGTCGACGATGGCCGGGTGGTCGAGGACGGTTCCCCGCAGGAGCTGGTCGCCGCCGGAGGCCGTTTCGCCGCGCTGTATCAGGCGTGGCAGGACTCCCTGTGA